In Synergistaceae bacterium, the sequence CCAAGTGCTTCCGGGTATATCTGATATCTGATCGAATCGAAGTCAAGCATAACACAAGGGGGGATCGTTTGATTGGTACCGGCAAATTGCAGCCGGGCGAAATTCAACCCGGCTGACGTTTTTTATTCGGCGCTTCAATGCCTGCAGGCACGTCGGTTGCAGACACGCCGCGACCGTCCAAAACTTACAGAGCAGCGATTTTTTCCCCGTAAGCGATGCATTCGGCGGAAGCCGTATCATCAGGAGCTTCATGCACGGCCAGCCCATCGCCCACAAGCTGCGCTCCGGCTTCCCTGACGCGGTCCGCCCAGACTCTCAGCCATTCGCCGCCACCCCAGCCGTAAGAGCCGAAAATCGCGACGTGCTTTCCCCGGAGCGAAGGACAGGCCTCGGTGAAAAATGGCTCCATCTCACCTTCTTCAATCACTTCAACTCCCATGGAGGGCGAGCCCAGCGCAATCACGTCATACTCGGCGAGCTCGTCCACCGAAGCCTCTCCGACCGACTTGCACACCACCGTCGCGCCTTTGTCACTGGCGCCCTTCGAAATCAGCTGCGCCATTTGCTCCGTGTTGCCCGTCCCAGACCAATAAACGATAATGACTTTAGACATTTTTTAAAATCCTCCCTGAATGAAAATTTGTCCGGCTGTGCCGGAACGAAACAGTTTGTGTTCGGCATTGGAGCGAACCGCTCCGCGATATGGCCTGCCCGATCTCCGGTTCTCGAATGTTCATTAAATACAGGCACGCTCGCCCAAATGAGGCCAGGTATGCCTCGCCCGGCGGATGAGGGCTCTCGCGGCACTGGTTTCCACCTGTTTGTACCTCCGGAAGGTTCTTCGGGCTTTCCGAACGTTGCCGTAGACCTTCCAGCAGCCGACCAGCAGGGGATCTTCACCCCTGTTTCGAATGAAACCCTCCACATCCTTCGGCGGGTATCCGAGAAAAAGACCAATTTCATGAGGAAAATCACATTGAAAACGTTCTCCCAAACGCTCCAGACAGGACTCCACGTTCGAAACATCTCCGTAACCCAGAGAATCCAGCAGCGCCCGCGATTCTTCCGCGAAGAGGGCCCGAACGAGAAGCTCTTTTCTGTAGACCAGAATCAGAACCGAACTCTCGTCGGCCGTCGTCCGGGCGGACAGGGTAAACGACGAGAGACGAAATCTGCGAAGCAGTCCTTCTTTTTCAGCGTCCCAGATCGCCGCGATATTTTTATCCCCGCTGCGCCGGAGGTTGATCAGGTTTCCCGGCTTCAGCCCTCTTATTGTTGGAGCTGCAAAACAATAAATCAGAGATTCGATATACGCCCGGGTATCCTGCTTTTGAATCATCGACATAAATGCTATCATCGTTTTCATGCTGCTTTTTTCCCGCAGTCCATAGATCTGACCTCCCCGAAGCAAAGAGGTAAATTTGTTCAATAAAACAATAATCATGATAACCTCATTGAACACAGGCTGTCAAGAGGTGCAAAATTATCGAGATGGATATTTAATTTGACAAAAAAGTTTTATAATGCTAACTTAAATTTCGTCCGTGAGAAACGGCATCTACGTGAAGGAAGCGGGTTGGCATATAAAAATGAAGTTTTCGATAATTCATGAACTGCCCGGGCGGATTCGGCTGAGGTGTCCGCGGAATGCGTTCACGGAAACGGAGGCTCTGGTCATTGGAGCGCTGCTGGAGACTCACGCGGAGATTCTGAGGGCCGTCGCCTCCCACAGAAGCGGAAGTCTGCTGATCCACTACGAAGGAGAGCGGTCGACGATTTTGAAGGCCGTCAGACGTTTGGACGCGACCGTTTACAGAAATGTCGAAGGGCTGTTTTTCATCCCCGAAAAACGCGACGACCCGGTGGGCGCGCTGCTCTCCTTCCTGGGCAAAGCGGCCGGTCGGGCTCTGACGCCCCGGATCCTGCGTCGTGCGCAGACTGTCATCCGCATCTTCTCACTTTTGAGACAGGAATCTCCTTCGGGATTCTTCTCAGCGATGTAAAATCTTCCGCTTCTCCAGCGCCAGCATCAGAGGATATCCGACAATCCAGCAGGCTCCCGCCTGACCGAGCCCCACGTAAATTATCGTGCTCCACAGAGGTGTATTGTCTATCAGCAGGTGCAGCATCGTGCCGATGACAAACATGTTGACCACCACAGGGGGCAGAGCCGCCAGCCACAGGCAGGGCATTTTACTGGAAAGCCACGCGGCCAGGAGCGTCGCGCCGCCTCCCGCAATCACGTCGGGCATCCCGTACCCGCCGAAGAAGTTGGCCAGAACACAGCCGGCGAAAAGCCCCGGCACCGCTTCAGGAAGATAGAAGGGCAAAAGCGTCAGGGCCTCGGACACGCGAAACTGCAGAGGGCCAAAGGAAATGGGTGTGAGAACGATGGTCAGAGCGGCGTAAAGAGCCGCAAGCATGGCGGACAGCGCCAAACTCTTTATTTTCATGTCAGAAACTCCTTTGTATTAAAAAGTCAGATATTTTTGCCGTCCAGGGCTGTGAATTTCCGTCGGTCAGCGACACTGACCAACTCGCCGTTTTTCTTCAATTTACTCAATTACCCAAAATATCCATTCTCATTCCACCCCGCTCAGAAGCGGGACGAAACGGCAATAATCGTACCAGGTGTTGCGAAACCCCGGCTGCAGTTTCTCGCGCACCAGAAGGCGCTGCCCTCCCGTCATCACGTTCAGGGGGACCACCAAAAGGCCGTTCAGACTCAACTGCCGGTCCCATTCCGCTTCGACCTTCATGGAGGCCGCCGCTACGATGATCCGGTCGTAAGGAGCTTCCCCGGGGTACCCCAGACGTCCGTCGGAATGGATGACTGTGACATCGAAATTCAGATCTTTCAGCCGCTTCTGCGCCGTGCGAGAAAGAGATTCCACTCGCTCCGTGGCCCAGACCTGAAGCCCCAGAGTCGCCAGAATCGCGCTTTGATACCCCGATCCCGCCCCCACCTCCAAAACCTTCATGCCCGGTTCCGTCCTGAGAAGTTCGGTCATCTTCGCGACCATATAGGGCTGGGAGATCGTCTGGTGTTCCCCTATGGGCAGAGGGCGGTCGATATACGCATCTTCCGCGTATTCCGGCGGGACAAAAAGATGTCGGGGGACGGAGGTCATCGCATCGAGAACGCGCCTGTCTCTCACATCGCGCCCCACAATCTGATCCTCCACCATCTCCAGAGCCTGCCTCTGCCATCTTTCCATCGTTACAGCCTCCATCACTCCGCGCGTCACTCCGCGCACAGCGTCAGCACGGGGAATCCCCTGCGGGAATGTCGGATCTCGAAGCGCGGCCTCAGGGCCTTTCGCAGTTTCCCGATGGAATTCACCGTCACCCGCAGAGGAGAAATCCCGTCTCCGGCGTCCATTACGGAAAATCCGGCGTCTTCCAGAGTTTTGGCGAAAGCGTCCCGATTCTCCCCGTCGGGCAGGTCGATCTGCACCAGAGTGGCATAGGGGGGCAGATTCAGATTTTTTCGCTCCTCCAGATCGCCCCGCCAGAAGTTTTCCCAACCGGACCACAGGGCGCTCCGCCAGGCGTTTCCCGTGCGACGGGTCTGCATCAGCACCACGCGCCAGGCGTCTGCTCCCTTCAACCCCCGCCAGCAGGACTCCCAAATCATGCTGAAGGTCTGAAAGCGGGCGTTGTAATCCGTTTTACGCTCTTCGGCGTCCAGGTCCAGCCATCCCACAAGCCCCACGTCAAGAAGGTCGCATCGGGTCAGGAGCCGTCGGGTCCCCAGAAGCAGAGCGGGAGACGAAACGCGCTTCAGGCTCGGCTCATCCATCAGAACCGGCGCATTTTCCACATATCGAAGGGCCGTGGGCAACAGTGCCTCCAGTCCCGGCCGCCTCCCCCGCAGCAGCGTGCCCCGGCACACCGGACATCGGGGGGGCAGAACGTCCCGCATACCGCACTGCACGCAGCGAAGAACCGCTCCCTCGGACTCGCTCCGCATCGTCGAGCCGCAGCGGGAGCAGGAAAGGGCGCTGCCGCAGTCGGAGCAGAAGACCTCGCCGGAGAGCCCCTTTCGGTCCATGATCCAGAACACGGACCGGCCCGCTGCCAGCGTCGCCCGGGTGCGGTCGAGAAGAGATTTCGTGAGAAACAGTTCGCCCTCCACGCCGGGAACCGCGTTTTTGCGGGCGCGCCCCATATCCACAAAAACGAGGTTCTCTCGTCTCGGCAATATCGAACAGGCGGGACGGGATCTCAGGTACGTCCGCGCCGAGGGCAACCGCCCGCCCAACAGAAAAACGGCCTTCAGACAAAGCGCTCTGCGGCCGGCCAGAGTCCGCGCCGAAACCCGGGGAGCCCGCACGAAAACATAAGAGGGGTTGGCTTCATCGTCCACGATGATCGTCTCGAAGGTCATGGGAGCGAACACCGCCCGTCCCGTGCCCACGATCACTCGAACCTCTCCCCTGCAAACCGCATCCCAGGCGGCCCCGATTTTTTTTCCCCCGTCGCTTTCAGGCCACAGAAGCGATTCTTCCCTGATCTCCGAAGGCAGAGCTCTGAAAAAAAGCGACGCGTTTTCTTTTTCGGGAAACAGGACCAGCGCCCGTCCTCCCCTCGACAGCTCTTCGACGTAACCGGCGCGGCGCTCCTCATCTCTGGGATCGTAGCAGGCTCGCTCCCGAAACACGCCGTTTGCCGGCGCTTCGGGGGGAGGAGGCGAAAAAGGGCCGCCCCGCAGAAGCGCTTTCGGACAAATAAGCTGAAGGGCCTCGCCCATGCCGCACAGGAACGTTTTCCCTGTCCAGCCGGCAAGACCCCAAAGATCGTCCCCCAGCACACACCGTTCATCCAGCACTTCCCGCACGGTTTTAAGGGCCATCCTCGTTCCGGAGCCGGAAACCGGAGGAGAGTCCGCGACGCTTTCCACAAATCCGACCCGGGACCCGCTTCCCACGGGAACCCGCACCCGTACCCCTCTCTGGGGAGGAGTCGAGGACTCCAGGATATAGGTCAGAGTATTCCACCAGGGGCCGGGAATGACCACCTCCGCGTAAAAAAGCATGAAGCTACAGAAGACCCCGGCTCAGGACCGTTTCCCAGATGGCGTCGGCGACTTCTTCCTTGCTTCCGGAAACCTGCGTTTCGCTCTCCCGGGACAGAATCCGAATCGTGTTGGTGTTGGCTCCGAACCCGCTCCCCTCCGCCAGAACGTCGTTGGCGACCATCAGATCCATGCCCTTGCGTTCCATTTTGGCCCGGGCGTTTTTCTCCAGGTCGTCCGTTTCCGCCGCAAAGCCAATCAAAAGCTGACCGGCGCGCTTGCGGCTTCCCACTTCTGCCGCAATATCCGGGTTCTGCACCAGAGACAGGGTGAGCGATTCCTTTTTTTCGCGCTTGATCTTGTGGAGCGCCTGCTCCTCGGCCCGGTAATCTCCCACGGCGGCCGCCTTGACCACGCAGTCCGCCCATTCGAGGTTTTCCATCACCGCATCCCGCATTTCCACCGCCGTGACGACGCCGCGCATCTGAAGCCCGTGGACGTTGCCGGGACAGGGCGTCGGCCCCAGAATCACCCGGACCTCCGCGCCCCGGTACCAGGCGGTGCGCGCCACCGCCAGCCCCATTTTCCCCGTGCTGGGATTGGAGATGAAGCGTACCGGGTCCAGGTACTCGCGAGTGGGGCCCGCCGTCACGAGAACGTGTCGGCCTTCCAGGTCCCGCCGGGGAGAAAGGGCCCAGGCGATTTCCTCCAGAATCAGGTCCGTTTCGGGCAGCCGTCCCTTGCCCTCATAGCCGCAGGCCAGAGAGCCGAACTCGGGGTCCACCACGCGCAGGCCCCACTCCGTCAGAGTTCTCAGGTTCCGCTGAGTCGCCGGATGTTCAAACATGTGGACGTTCATGGCGGGGAAAAGCAGCACCGGAGCCCGGGTGGCCAGAAGAGCCGCCTCGACGATACTGCCCGCGCGCCCCTGGGCCAGCCCCGACGCCGTTTCCGCCGAACAGGGAGCGACAACGACGGCCTCTGCCCAGTCGGCCAGCCGGATGTGGGGAATTTCAAACCCCCGCTTCTCCGACAAAAAATCATCCTGCAGCCACGCGCGCCGGCCCGAAAGGGTGGAAAGAGCCAGCGGGCTGACGAGCGTTTCAGCCGCTTTCGTAAGGACAATCTCGACCTCGCAGTCCAGCTTGCGCAAACGGCTGACGAGGTCGGGAATTTTATACGCCGCGATGCCGCCCGTGACGCACAGCAGAATTTTTCGAGAGCGTTTCCAGCTCAGCATTTGAAAAGGAACCCTCAGGACTGAGTCGGTCTGTTCGCGCCGGTTCCCTCCGGGAGGTCCTTTGCTTCCAGTTCCGCGATCCATTGAGCGGGAATTTGTCCGTGCTCCACCTCCACCAGGGCGGCCGAAAGGTATTTTTCGTTCGCCGGCAGCGCGTCGAGAACCGTTTTCTGTTCGCTCAGCCATCGGGCTCTGGCGGCCACCAGAGCCGTGATCTCATATTTGTTGTTCGTTCCGCATTTATTTTCGAGCTCATCAATGTCGTAAAACTTCATAACTCACAAACCTGCCTTCATGTCGTTTTATTTTTTCCCGGCTCCGTTTCTCCGGGACGTTTCGATCCCGTTTTTGAATCGGTTCCTTTATAACTCAGTATAATGCGGCGCAGTTCCTCCGTGGCCGCATCCAGTTCGTCGTTGACGACGACGTGGTCACAGAACGACGCGTACTTCATTTCCTCCTTCGCGTTCGAGAGCCTCAGAGCGATCTGCTCCTCGGAGTCCGTCCCCCGCTTTCGGAGCCGTTCCGACAAAACCGAAAGAGACGGCGGGGAGATAAAAATCAGCACGCAGTCGGGAATGAGCTTTCGAACCTGTTTCGCCCCCTGGACGTCGATTTCGAGAAGCACGTCTCGCCCCGCGTCCAGGTCGCGCTGAACATCCTCACGAAGCGTCCCGTAAAAATTTCCGTGAACCAGGGCGTATTCGAGAAACAGATTACGCTCCACCTTTTCCTCGAAGGCCTCTCTGGAGAGGAATCTGTACTCCACCCCGTCGCGTTCCCCGCCTCTTGGGGCACGAGTGGTACAGGAGATCGAATAGACCCAGCCCTCCACATCCGCAAGAGCGCGGGACCTCAAAGTTCCCTTGCCCGCGCCGCTGGGTCCGGCGAGAACGAAGAGCCTCCCCCTGCTCTCACGTTTTATTTGCCGCTCCTGTCCGTTCATTTTCGCGCGATTTATCCTCCGTCCATCTGATTATTCGACGTTCTGTATCTGCTCCCTTATCCGTTCGAGGCAGGATTTTGCCTCCACCACCGTCCATCGGAACTCGGCGTCGCCGACCTTGGACCCCATGGTATTGACCTCTCGATTCATCTCCTGAATCAGAAAGTCGAGTTTTCTTCCCTCCGACGCCGAACCGAAGGCCGTTTCCCTGAACTTCGCGATGTGGACGGCCAAACGGGCCAGCTCTTCAGAAACGTCCCATCGGTCAGCCAACAGAGAAACTTCCTGTGCGATGCGGTTCTGGTCGATCTCCAGGTCGAACCGCTCCATGACCTTCTCTATTCTCGTCTTCAGAGCATCCAGGGCCTCGGAAGAGGCGACATTCCACCTCTCCGAAAGAGACGCCACAAGAGACTCGAAGGTTTCCAGGTCCAGTCTGACGGCCTCCGCCAGCTTCGCCCCCTCGGAGCTTTTCATCTCCATCAGGGCCTTCACGGCTTCCTCCGTCAGAGCGTCCCAGGCGTTGTCCCCCTCCGCCTCGTCCTCTTCGGAGACGGACAGGGAATCACAGACGCCGGGCAGGGCCAGCAAAGGCGTCAGCTCGGAAACGGAAGAAGCGGCGAAAGGCAAATTCCACTGTTGCGAAACCGCCTGGAGTTCACCATAATAATAGCTGAGCGCCTCCCTGTCCAGTTTTGCCACACGGCTGCCGGCCATCCAGGAAATTTCGGCAGAGAGCCGGATTTTCCCCCGTCTGAGGCGCGAACGCAGCAGAGAAACGATCCGGCTCTCCAGGGAGGAAAGCTCCTTCGGCAACCGGACGCTGATTTCCTGATAACGATGGTTCACCGACGTCAGCTCGAAGGAAACCGTACCCCAGGAAAAAGTATGGACCGCCCGGCCAAAACCGGTCATGCTCAACATATTGCCATCACTCCGCATCTTCAGCCGTCTTTCGATACCTCACGTACCAGGCGTCCTGGCCGGCCAGTTCCCGTTCGACGGCATCCAGCAGCGCGTCGAGCCCTCTGGCTTCAAGGGCGCTCAAAACCACCGTTTCTTCTCCCGCCGCCCGAAGGTACAGAGAAAGGGCGTTCAACTCCCGTTCAGAAACGAGATCTTCTTTATTGAGAACGACAACGCGGGGGATGTCCAGGCAGCCAATATCCTCCAGCGTTCTCACAATGACGTCGTACGTTGCCGGCGCGTCCTCCTCTCCGGCGTCCAAAACCAGAAGCAGCAGCGCCGCCTCCGCAATTTCCTCCAGAGTCGCGCGAAAAGCCGCCACCAGGTCCGGGGGCAGGCTTCGGACGAAACCCACGGTGTCGGAAAAAAGGGCCGCTCCTCCCCCCGGCAGCCCCACCCGCCGAACCGACGTGCTGAGGGTAGAAAAAAGCCGGTCCTCCACCAAAATCGATTCATCACCCGAAAGAGCCCGCAGAAGCGTCGATTTCCCGCTGTTGGTATACCCCACCAGAGACACCGTCGGGATGCCCATCTTCTTTCTGCGGTCCCGCACCAGCCGGCGTTGCTGTCTGACATTTTCCAGTTTTTTAGATATTTCCCGCTCCCTGCGTTTCAGCTTTCTTCGATGCCGCTCGAACTCCGTTTCGCCGGGACCTCGGGTTCCAATACCCGCCCCCGCCCGGGACATCTGAAGTCCCAACCCCTTCAGGTGGGGAATTTCGTACCGGATCAGGGCCAACTCCACCTGCAGTTTCGCCTCGGCCGTATAGGCCCGTCGCTCGAAAATCTTCATGATGACAAAGGGCCGGTCCCATATCTTCAGGCCCGTCATTTTTTCCAGGTTGCTTTTTTGAACGGGAGAGAGGGCTTCGTTGAAGACAAGGTATCCTCCGCCTCTGGCCCGGCAAAACACCCCAAGTTCCTCCGCCTTGCCTCTGCCCACCAGCGTGGCCGGGTCCGGGGCAGGGCGCTTCTGCACGGCGCTCCCCACCACGGAAATCCCCAAAGACCCCAGCAAAAGCGAAAGTTCCTCCAGCAAAAGCGTCGGAGCATAATCCTGATCCGGCAGAGAAAGAGCCGCCACCACAGCGGCGTTGGGAGTGAGAGCCGTCTCCGGTCTGCGACGCTGCCGGCTCAAGATCCCGACTCAAGCTCCCGAAGGGCTTCCGTCAGCGCCGTCACGATTTTTTCCCGTGCCCCTTTCCCGCGGCAGGTCTCCGCGTCGAAGGTCAGCAGTTTTCCGAAGGTAACCGAAATTTTGGCGGGACGGAACAGAAACGCGCCCGGCGGCAGAGCCCTGTAGGTTCCGCTGATGAAAACGGGCAGAATGGACGCCCCCGAATGGGCCGCGATGAGTCCGACCCCTCCCTCCAGAGGCTGCAATGTTCCGTCTGGAGAACGGGACCCCTCGGGGAAGATCAGCACGTCGTTCCCCTCTTCCAGCAACCTGAAAAATCCCTTGAGAGCGCTGGCGGCGGAGGCGTTGTCCACGCGGGAAACGGGTACGGCCCCCAAAACTCGAATGATCGGCCCCAAAAGCAGAGGCCTGAAAAGTTCTTCCTTGGCAAAATAACGCAATCGCCGGGGAAAGGCCACCCCGACGACCAGAGGATCCAGATTGCTGCAATGGTTGCAGGCGACGATCACGTTTTTGTCGCCCGAAAGCGGCTCCACCCATTTTATGGAAAAGCGATTGTAAAGAAAAAAGATGCCCCGGAAAAACATCTGCACCAGCGCGTAAAAAAATTTGTTGAACGTCAACGGCTCAAATCCTTTCCACAGATTCACGCCCCGCCGCCCTGCTTCCGCCGGGACGCCTGTCATTCACCGCTCTTCGCCATTCTGTCCCGCACGATGGAAACCAGTTTTTGGACGACTGCTTCCATATCCATCCGGGACGTATCCACATGAATCGCGCCCTCGGGTTCTTTCAGGGGGGCCAGTTCACGAACGCTGTCGGCGTGGTCCCGCTCGTGCATTCGGGCCAGGACGTCCTCATAAGCGATGTTTTCCCCCCGGGCCTGAAGTTCTTTGAACCTTCGCTCGGCCCGGGCCTCGGGAGAAGCGGTAAGAAAGAAACGGACGTCCGCGTCGGGAAAAACCACCGTCCCCATGTCCCGACCCTCCGCAACCAGAGAACCGTACCGGGCCTGATCCCTCTGAACGCTCAAAAGGGCGCTTCGAACCGAGCTCAAAGCGGCCCAGGCGGACACGATACCATCCAC encodes:
- a CDS encoding flavodoxin codes for the protein MSKVIIVYWSGTGNTEQMAQLISKGASDKGATVVCKSVGEASVDELAEYDVIALGSPSMGVEVIEEGEMEPFFTEACPSLRGKHVAIFGSYGWGGGEWLRVWADRVREAGAQLVGDGLAVHEAPDDTASAECIAYGEKIAAL
- a CDS encoding DUF3793 family protein, whose amino-acid sequence is MIIVLLNKFTSLLRGGQIYGLREKSSMKTMIAFMSMIQKQDTRAYIESLIYCFAAPTIRGLKPGNLINLRRSGDKNIAAIWDAEKEGLLRRFRLSSFTLSARTTADESSVLILVYRKELLVRALFAEESRALLDSLGYGDVSNVESCLERLGERFQCDFPHEIGLFLGYPPKDVEGFIRNRGEDPLLVGCWKVYGNVRKARRTFRRYKQVETSAARALIRRARHTWPHLGERACI
- a CDS encoding QueT transporter family protein; the protein is MKIKSLALSAMLAALYAALTIVLTPISFGPLQFRVSEALTLLPFYLPEAVPGLFAGCVLANFFGGYGMPDVIAGGGATLLAAWLSSKMPCLWLAALPPVVVNMFVIGTMLHLLIDNTPLWSTIIYVGLGQAGACWIVGYPLMLALEKRKILHR
- a CDS encoding protein-L-isoaspartate(D-aspartate) O-methyltransferase; its protein translation is MERWQRQALEMVEDQIVGRDVRDRRVLDAMTSVPRHLFVPPEYAEDAYIDRPLPIGEHQTISQPYMVAKMTELLRTEPGMKVLEVGAGSGYQSAILATLGLQVWATERVESLSRTAQKRLKDLNFDVTVIHSDGRLGYPGEAPYDRIIVAAASMKVEAEWDRQLSLNGLLVVPLNVMTGGQRLLVREKLQPGFRNTWYDYCRFVPLLSGVE
- the coaBC gene encoding bifunctional phosphopantothenoylcysteine decarboxylase/phosphopantothenate--cysteine ligase CoaBC; the encoded protein is MLSWKRSRKILLCVTGGIAAYKIPDLVSRLRKLDCEVEIVLTKAAETLVSPLALSTLSGRRAWLQDDFLSEKRGFEIPHIRLADWAEAVVVAPCSAETASGLAQGRAGSIVEAALLATRAPVLLFPAMNVHMFEHPATQRNLRTLTEWGLRVVDPEFGSLACGYEGKGRLPETDLILEEIAWALSPRRDLEGRHVLVTAGPTREYLDPVRFISNPSTGKMGLAVARTAWYRGAEVRVILGPTPCPGNVHGLQMRGVVTAVEMRDAVMENLEWADCVVKAAAVGDYRAEEQALHKIKREKKESLTLSLVQNPDIAAEVGSRKRAGQLLIGFAAETDDLEKNARAKMERKGMDLMVANDVLAEGSGFGANTNTIRILSRESETQVSGSKEEVADAIWETVLSRGLL
- a CDS encoding DNA-directed RNA polymerase subunit omega, with protein sequence MKFYDIDELENKCGTNNKYEITALVAARARWLSEQKTVLDALPANEKYLSAALVEVEHGQIPAQWIAELEAKDLPEGTGANRPTQS
- the gmk gene encoding guanylate kinase, with amino-acid sequence MNGQERQIKRESRGRLFVLAGPSGAGKGTLRSRALADVEGWVYSISCTTRAPRGGERDGVEYRFLSREAFEEKVERNLFLEYALVHGNFYGTLREDVQRDLDAGRDVLLEIDVQGAKQVRKLIPDCVLIFISPPSLSVLSERLRKRGTDSEEQIALRLSNAKEEMKYASFCDHVVVNDELDAATEELRRIILSYKGTDSKTGSKRPGETEPGKNKTT
- a CDS encoding YicC family protein, yielding MLSMTGFGRAVHTFSWGTVSFELTSVNHRYQEISVRLPKELSSLESRIVSLLRSRLRRGKIRLSAEISWMAGSRVAKLDREALSYYYGELQAVSQQWNLPFAASSVSELTPLLALPGVCDSLSVSEEDEAEGDNAWDALTEEAVKALMEMKSSEGAKLAEAVRLDLETFESLVASLSERWNVASSEALDALKTRIEKVMERFDLEIDQNRIAQEVSLLADRWDVSEELARLAVHIAKFRETAFGSASEGRKLDFLIQEMNREVNTMGSKVGDAEFRWTVVEAKSCLERIREQIQNVE
- the hflX gene encoding GTPase HflX; this translates as MSRQRRRPETALTPNAAVVAALSLPDQDYAPTLLLEELSLLLGSLGISVVGSAVQKRPAPDPATLVGRGKAEELGVFCRARGGGYLVFNEALSPVQKSNLEKMTGLKIWDRPFVIMKIFERRAYTAEAKLQVELALIRYEIPHLKGLGLQMSRAGAGIGTRGPGETEFERHRRKLKRREREISKKLENVRQQRRLVRDRRKKMGIPTVSLVGYTNSGKSTLLRALSGDESILVEDRLFSTLSTSVRRVGLPGGGAALFSDTVGFVRSLPPDLVAAFRATLEEIAEAALLLLVLDAGEEDAPATYDVIVRTLEDIGCLDIPRVVVLNKEDLVSERELNALSLYLRAAGEETVVLSALEARGLDALLDAVERELAGQDAWYVRYRKTAEDAE
- a CDS encoding 1-acyl-sn-glycerol-3-phosphate acyltransferase, with protein sequence MNLWKGFEPLTFNKFFYALVQMFFRGIFFLYNRFSIKWVEPLSGDKNVIVACNHCSNLDPLVVGVAFPRRLRYFAKEELFRPLLLGPIIRVLGAVPVSRVDNASAASALKGFFRLLEEGNDVLIFPEGSRSPDGTLQPLEGGVGLIAAHSGASILPVFISGTYRALPPGAFLFRPAKISVTFGKLLTFDAETCRGKGAREKIVTALTEALRELESGS
- the cmk gene encoding (d)CMP kinase encodes the protein MIVTIDGPSGAGKSSVAERVARELGIRRLDTGALYRTVAFVLDRRGLLPAEGEKTFDAVKGLSVRLEGEKVFAGDEDVTCAIRTPHVDGIVSAWAALSSVRSALLSVQRDQARYGSLVAEGRDMGTVVFPDADVRFFLTASPEARAERRFKELQARGENIAYEDVLARMHERDHADSVRELAPLKEPEGAIHVDTSRMDMEAVVQKLVSIVRDRMAKSGE